From Triticum aestivum cultivar Chinese Spring chromosome 4A, IWGSC CS RefSeq v2.1, whole genome shotgun sequence, a single genomic window includes:
- the LOC123083562 gene encoding noroxomaritidine synthase 2-like isoform X2, giving the protein MAPFWSSPEPHHLLVSFLVLLLSLLFCFIKLRSSKTALPTEWPLVGMLPSVVANLHRFHDYTTAFLAASGSSFVFRGPAMHFFITCDPANVRHIFVSNFTNYPKGEEFAAIFDAMGNSFFNADGESWRRQRGRVQHLMSSPQLLAYMARCCRDKDLFTRFTFDMTAMSVFGVDPGLLTTDMPPVIVPDAMEAVMDVGFFRNMVPLSCWKLMKRLKIGPERKLAAAQLELRRFVTEMMEKRGDGSVHMDEEQENSNVEIVSTYIHDPEYIDDHGKPNGFMYATLINYMFAGRDTVGTTLTWLFYNLIKHPHIVSSIRRELAPIAMHKANNSTTMVTFEPEETEPLVYLHAALFESMRLYPPGPIERKKVMTDDVLPSGHQVQSGETILISLYSMGRMKGVWGKDCREYRPERWVKEDGKLLYVPSYKFLAFNAGPRSCLGKHISVVQMKSVVAAMVWNFDFEMVGGYAVEPKPSVVLKMKNGLWAKVLKRWIE; this is encoded by the exons ATGGCACCTTTCTGGTCGTCGCCCGAGCCACACCACCTCCTCGTCTCCTTTCTTGTCTTGCTTCtctccttgctcttctgcttcatcaAGTTGAGGAGCTCAAAGACTGCGCTTCCAACGGAATGGCCCCTGGTTGGCATGCTCCCTTCAGTTGTCGCCAACCTCCACCGCTTCCATGACTACACCACCGCCTTCCTCGCCGCTTCCGGCAGTAGCTTCGTGTTTCGTGGGCCTGCCATGCACTTCTTCATCACCTGCGACCCGGCCAATGTCCGCCACATCTTCGTCTCCAACTTCACCAACTATCCCAAGGGCGAGGAGTTCGCTGCCATCTTCGATGCCATGGGGAACAGCTTCTTCAACGCGGACGGCGAGTCATGGCGCCGCCAGCGTGGCAGAGTGCAGCACCTCATGTCGAGCCCACAGCTGTTGGCTTACATGGCCCGCTGCTGCCGTGATAAG GACCTGTTTACCAGGTTCACATTCGACATGACGGCCATGTCGGTCTTCGGGGTCGACCCTGGCCTTCTGACCACCGATATGCCACCTGTAATTGTGCCAGACGCCATGGAAGCTGTCATGGATGTAGGCTTCTTCCGGAACATGGTGCCACTATCTTGCTGGAAGTTGATGAAGCGTCTAAAAATTGGCCCAGAGCGGAAGCTCGCCGCGGCGCAATTGGAGCTGCGCCGGTTTGTCACGGAGATGATGGAGAAAAGGGGAGATGGATCGGTCCACATGGATGAAGAGCAAGAGAACAGTAATGTAGAAATAGTTTCGACCTATATCCATGACCCGGAGTATATTGACGACCATGGAAAACCTAATGGCTTCATGTACGCCACCCTGATCAATTACATGTTTGCCGGGCGCGACACGGTCGGCACGACCCTCACCTGGCTCTTCTACAACCTCATCAAACACCCGCACATCGTGTCGAGCATTAGAAGAGAACTAGCTCCCATTGCCATGCACAAAGCAAACAACTCCACCACCATGGTAACCTTTGAGCCAGAGGAGACAGAACCACTCGTCTATCTGCACGCGGCATTGTTCGAATCCATGAGGCTGTACCCACCGGGCCCCATCGAACGCAAGAAGGTGATGACCGACGACGTACTGCCGAGCGGTCACCAGGTTCAAAGCGGTGAAACCATCCTGATTTCACTCTACTCAATGGGCAGGATGAAAGGTGTGTGGGGCAAGGATTGCAGGGAGTACCGCCCAGAAAGGTGGGTCAAAGAGGACGGCAAGCTTCTGTACGTGCCGTCCTACAAGTTCCTAGCATTCAACGCCGGGCCGAGATCGTGCTTGGGCAAGCACATCTCGGTAGTGCAGATGAAGAGTGTCGTTGCCGCCATGGTGTGGAACTTCGATTTTGAGATGGTGGGAGGGTACGCTGTCGAGCCAAAGCCATCAGTTGTGCTCAAGATGAAGAATGGGTTGTGGGCCAAGGTCCTCAAACGGTGGATCGAATGA
- the LOC123083562 gene encoding noroxomaritidine synthase 2-like isoform X1: MAPFWSSPEPHHLLVSFLVLLLSLLFCFIKLRSSKTALPTEWPLVGMLPSVVANLHRFHDYTTAFLAASGSSFVFRGPAMHFFITCDPANVRHIFVSNFTNYPKGEEFAAIFDAMGNSFFNADGESWRRQRGRVQHLMSSPQLLAYMARCCRDKVENGLLPFLVRMESLTPFDMQDLFTRFTFDMTAMSVFGVDPGLLTTDMPPVIVPDAMEAVMDVGFFRNMVPLSCWKLMKRLKIGPERKLAAAQLELRRFVTEMMEKRGDGSVHMDEEQENSNVEIVSTYIHDPEYIDDHGKPNGFMYATLINYMFAGRDTVGTTLTWLFYNLIKHPHIVSSIRRELAPIAMHKANNSTTMVTFEPEETEPLVYLHAALFESMRLYPPGPIERKKVMTDDVLPSGHQVQSGETILISLYSMGRMKGVWGKDCREYRPERWVKEDGKLLYVPSYKFLAFNAGPRSCLGKHISVVQMKSVVAAMVWNFDFEMVGGYAVEPKPSVVLKMKNGLWAKVLKRWIE; this comes from the coding sequence ATGGCACCTTTCTGGTCGTCGCCCGAGCCACACCACCTCCTCGTCTCCTTTCTTGTCTTGCTTCtctccttgctcttctgcttcatcaAGTTGAGGAGCTCAAAGACTGCGCTTCCAACGGAATGGCCCCTGGTTGGCATGCTCCCTTCAGTTGTCGCCAACCTCCACCGCTTCCATGACTACACCACCGCCTTCCTCGCCGCTTCCGGCAGTAGCTTCGTGTTTCGTGGGCCTGCCATGCACTTCTTCATCACCTGCGACCCGGCCAATGTCCGCCACATCTTCGTCTCCAACTTCACCAACTATCCCAAGGGCGAGGAGTTCGCTGCCATCTTCGATGCCATGGGGAACAGCTTCTTCAACGCGGACGGCGAGTCATGGCGCCGCCAGCGTGGCAGAGTGCAGCACCTCATGTCGAGCCCACAGCTGTTGGCTTACATGGCCCGCTGCTGCCGTGATAAGGTGGAGAACGGCCTCCTCCCCTTCTTGGTGCGCATGGAGAGCCTAACCCCGTTCGATATGCAGGACCTGTTTACCAGGTTCACATTCGACATGACGGCCATGTCGGTCTTCGGGGTCGACCCTGGCCTTCTGACCACCGATATGCCACCTGTAATTGTGCCAGACGCCATGGAAGCTGTCATGGATGTAGGCTTCTTCCGGAACATGGTGCCACTATCTTGCTGGAAGTTGATGAAGCGTCTAAAAATTGGCCCAGAGCGGAAGCTCGCCGCGGCGCAATTGGAGCTGCGCCGGTTTGTCACGGAGATGATGGAGAAAAGGGGAGATGGATCGGTCCACATGGATGAAGAGCAAGAGAACAGTAATGTAGAAATAGTTTCGACCTATATCCATGACCCGGAGTATATTGACGACCATGGAAAACCTAATGGCTTCATGTACGCCACCCTGATCAATTACATGTTTGCCGGGCGCGACACGGTCGGCACGACCCTCACCTGGCTCTTCTACAACCTCATCAAACACCCGCACATCGTGTCGAGCATTAGAAGAGAACTAGCTCCCATTGCCATGCACAAAGCAAACAACTCCACCACCATGGTAACCTTTGAGCCAGAGGAGACAGAACCACTCGTCTATCTGCACGCGGCATTGTTCGAATCCATGAGGCTGTACCCACCGGGCCCCATCGAACGCAAGAAGGTGATGACCGACGACGTACTGCCGAGCGGTCACCAGGTTCAAAGCGGTGAAACCATCCTGATTTCACTCTACTCAATGGGCAGGATGAAAGGTGTGTGGGGCAAGGATTGCAGGGAGTACCGCCCAGAAAGGTGGGTCAAAGAGGACGGCAAGCTTCTGTACGTGCCGTCCTACAAGTTCCTAGCATTCAACGCCGGGCCGAGATCGTGCTTGGGCAAGCACATCTCGGTAGTGCAGATGAAGAGTGTCGTTGCCGCCATGGTGTGGAACTTCGATTTTGAGATGGTGGGAGGGTACGCTGTCGAGCCAAAGCCATCAGTTGTGCTCAAGATGAAGAATGGGTTGTGGGCCAAGGTCCTCAAACGGTGGATCGAATGA